The sequence below is a genomic window from Thalassobaculum sp. OXR-137.
GGAACATTCATCTCGAATCTCTATTATCAGAGTCGTATTATAGCCATGCAATAACATCAACGCTGTTCGACGTCTCCTCCTGTATTGCAGAGCGCTACTAGCCATCCCCCTGGGTCGGTCTTCAGGCGATCGCGTCCGAATGGGAAATATCCTGCTATTCTCATTGGAGAACCAATTGGATGAAGATCACATAGTTCTTCGACGAAACAGCCGTAAGGGTGATCAATGGCATCAGTTGCAATACGGAGAAAGAATTTTCGGCGGAGTTTGGGGCACTACTCAACGGAAGCCTAACGTCCGCTATGGGGCCTGCGACTCGTAGATCGCCAATGTCCGCTTTGGGTCGACGCCGGACATGAGCAGACTTCCTCGCCAGGCTACCCAGAATCAACCAATTGCGACCTGAGCTTCCAGCGCCCAGCGGGGATGATGACTGACTTTATGGTCATTCGCTGGGGTCCGCGAAGATCGAACTGGACTGTCTTAGCGTGGCAAGCATTGCTGTGTTCTGACAGGACCAGGGGCCTCCAGCCCGCCTGATCGCTGAAGCTCGGTGAAACTCCGGGCTTGCGGTGGTGGGAGCGTCGCGATCCGCGTGACGCCTATTTGGAGGACCCAACATGCCCCGCAAGACGAAGAACGCTGTCACCACCCTCATCGACGCTGTTTCCGATGCCAGCGTTGCGATCGCCGGTGAAATGACGACACCGTCTCCGGCGACCAAAACGCGCAAACGTCGGACGTCGATCCCGAAGTCCAATAAGCCCTCCGCGCTCGAGCCGTCGGTGAGTGCGGCGTCCATCCGCGCGGCTTCGGAAAAGCCGATTGCCGGTAAGCTGGGGGCGATCGCGACCGCGGTCTCAACACCTCGGGGCGCCACGATCGGCGAGTTGACCGAGACAACCGGATGGCAGCCTCACACAGTCCGAGCAGCCCTGACCCGTCTCCGGCAGCGGGGGATCGACGCCAAGCTAACGACGATTGACGACCGTAGGGTTTACCGGGTCGCCGGAGGGGCGGCTTGACGATGAACCGGGATGACCTGAGCGAGCGCCTTCATGCCCTAACGGGCATGGAGGTCTCCGCGTTGCGAGCAGAGTGGAAACGCCTGTATCGCAACCAACCGCCAGCTCGGCAGATACGTCAGGAGGTGCGCCCGAACGAAGACCCTTCCTCATCGTGAAGCCCGGCTCGCGCCTTGTTCGCGCTTGGGGTGGTGAGACCCACGATGTCCTGGTGGTCGAGGGCGGATACGAGTGGCGAGGGCAGCGGTGGACATCTCTGTCCAAGATCCGGTTCTTATACGGTTGCTCCAACGGGCCTGTCGGTATCGCGCGATGCTTCTCGATGGCGAATTGGAATCGATCCAGGCCATGGCTGACCGATAAGGGGTCAGCCGGCCATACTTCTCTGCTGTCGTTCGGTTTGCGTTCCTCGCGCCTGTGATCGCAGAAGCGGTCGTTCGGGGAGAGCAGTCTGAG
It includes:
- a CDS encoding DUF3489 domain-containing protein gives rise to the protein MPRKTKNAVTTLIDAVSDASVAIAGEMTTPSPATKTRKRRTSIPKSNKPSALEPSVSAASIRAASEKPIAGKLGAIATAVSTPRGATIGELTETTGWQPHTVRAALTRLRQRGIDAKLTTIDDRRVYRVAGGAA
- a CDS encoding DUF2924 domain-containing protein, producing the protein METPVSQPTASSADTSGGAPERRPFLIVKPGSRLVRAWGGETHDVLVVEGGYEWRGQRWTSLSKIRFLYGCSNGPVGIARCFSMANWNRSRPWLTDKGSAGHTSLLSFGLRSSRL